One Asticcacaulis sp. MM231 DNA segment encodes these proteins:
- the trbE gene encoding conjugal transfer protein TrbE: MFNLAEYRRTAARLPDYLPWAALIGDGVVLNKDGSFQRTAKFRGPDLDSSVRSEQTAVSHRLNNAFKRLGDGWSVFIEAQRLASNSYPSNLFPDAASALIDAERQADFEERSSHFESAYFLTLSFMPAEDIAAKGETWLFEGGQPGTVNAKALVDAFLDTTDRLLKLLIGIMPECHWLSDADTLTYLHSTVSTKSQRVRVPETPMYLDALLADQPLAGGLAPILGASHLRILTLNGFPTATVPGILDDLNRLAFPYRWCTRALLMDKTKANQVLTRIRRQWFAKRKTIGAILKEVMTNETSVLVDNDASNKAVDADIALQELGADYAGLAYVTATVVVWDNDARVADEKLRLIDKIIQSRDFTCITETLNAVDAWLGTLPGHLYANARQSPLSTLNLAHMMPASAIWAGPERDEHLQSAPLLYGKADGSTPFRLCLHVGDVGHAMVIGPTGAGKSVLLALMALQFRRYKQSQIFAFDFGASLRAACLAMNGDWHALGSGDPGDIYLQPLARIDQADEKAWAADWLGAILQRDGLVVTPDVKALIWSALSSLASAPVEERTLTGLSVLLQSQTLKQALAPYCMGGGTGAGLDGERESLRFNAIQVFETQGLIGTPAAAPTLSYLFHRISDRLDGRPTLIIIDEGWLALDDPAFAAQLKAWLKTLRKANASVVFATQSLADVEDSAIAPALIESCPTRLFLPNPAAAEPQIDAIYRRFGLNDRQVQLISRAIPKRDYYLQSPLGNRQFELGLGDIALALCATSSKSLQKAIDQVSADYPGEAFLAAWLEHSGLHWAADLIPTLTNLETQP, from the coding sequence ATGTTCAACCTTGCTGAATACCGCCGTACCGCCGCTCGTCTGCCCGACTACCTGCCCTGGGCGGCGCTCATTGGTGACGGCGTCGTCCTGAACAAGGATGGTTCATTTCAGAGAACGGCAAAGTTTCGTGGGCCGGACCTCGACAGTTCCGTTAGATCTGAGCAGACCGCCGTCAGTCATCGCCTGAACAACGCCTTTAAACGTCTCGGCGACGGCTGGAGCGTCTTCATCGAAGCGCAGCGCCTGGCATCTAACTCGTATCCTTCAAACCTCTTTCCCGATGCGGCGTCAGCCCTGATCGACGCAGAGCGACAAGCCGATTTTGAGGAACGATCGTCTCACTTCGAGTCCGCCTATTTCCTAACCCTCAGCTTCATGCCGGCGGAAGATATCGCGGCCAAGGGCGAAACCTGGCTGTTCGAAGGCGGCCAACCGGGCACTGTGAACGCAAAGGCGCTGGTCGATGCCTTCTTGGACACTACCGATCGGCTGCTAAAACTCCTCATCGGCATCATGCCTGAATGTCATTGGCTCAGCGACGCTGACACCCTGACCTACCTGCATTCCACGGTGTCCACCAAATCCCAACGGGTTCGTGTCCCGGAGACACCGATGTATCTCGACGCTCTGCTGGCGGATCAGCCCCTGGCCGGCGGCCTGGCGCCAATCTTGGGAGCATCGCACCTCCGCATCCTTACTCTCAACGGCTTCCCCACGGCGACCGTCCCCGGAATTTTGGACGACTTGAACCGTTTGGCCTTTCCCTATCGCTGGTGCACGCGCGCCCTGCTCATGGACAAGACCAAAGCCAACCAGGTCCTGACACGTATTCGCCGTCAATGGTTCGCCAAACGCAAGACCATTGGCGCCATCCTTAAGGAAGTCATGACCAACGAGACCTCGGTCCTGGTCGATAACGACGCTTCCAACAAGGCCGTCGACGCGGATATCGCCTTGCAGGAACTGGGGGCCGACTATGCCGGCCTCGCCTATGTCACCGCCACGGTAGTGGTCTGGGACAACGACGCCCGGGTCGCCGATGAGAAACTACGCCTCATCGACAAGATCATCCAGTCCCGCGACTTCACCTGTATCACCGAAACCCTGAACGCTGTCGACGCCTGGCTGGGCACGCTCCCAGGACATCTCTACGCCAATGCACGTCAAAGCCCCCTCTCCACGCTAAATTTGGCCCATATGATGCCCGCCTCAGCCATATGGGCCGGTCCGGAACGCGACGAGCACCTCCAGTCCGCCCCCTTGCTGTACGGCAAGGCCGACGGCTCCACCCCGTTCCGGCTCTGCCTGCACGTGGGCGACGTCGGCCACGCCATGGTCATCGGCCCGACCGGCGCTGGCAAGTCTGTCCTTTTGGCGCTCATGGCCCTGCAATTCCGGCGGTATAAGCAGTCACAGATCTTTGCCTTCGACTTCGGGGCTTCGTTGCGGGCCGCCTGTCTCGCCATGAACGGCGACTGGCATGCGCTTGGGTCTGGCGATCCCGGTGATATCTATCTGCAACCCTTGGCCAGGATAGATCAAGCCGACGAAAAGGCGTGGGCCGCAGATTGGCTGGGCGCTATTCTCCAGCGCGACGGCTTGGTTGTCACGCCGGATGTCAAGGCCCTCATTTGGTCAGCGCTCAGTTCTCTGGCGTCGGCCCCGGTTGAGGAACGGACACTCACGGGACTATCGGTCCTCCTGCAATCTCAGACGTTAAAACAAGCACTTGCTCCCTATTGTATGGGGGGCGGCACTGGCGCAGGCCTCGATGGCGAGCGCGAAAGCCTGCGCTTCAACGCGATACAGGTATTCGAGACGCAAGGACTCATCGGCACGCCGGCTGCGGCGCCAACCTTAAGCTACCTGTTTCACCGCATTTCGGATCGGCTCGACGGCCGTCCAACCCTGATCATCATCGATGAAGGCTGGCTGGCGCTCGACGATCCCGCGTTCGCCGCCCAGCTCAAGGCATGGCTCAAGACGCTCCGCAAGGCCAATGCCAGCGTCGTCTTTGCCACGCAAAGTCTCGCCGACGTCGAGGATAGTGCCATCGCGCCCGCCCTGATCGAGAGTTGCCCGACCCGCCTATTTCTCCCCAATCCCGCCGCAGCGGAGCCCCAGATAGACGCCATCTACCGACGGTTCGGCCTGAATGATCGGCAAGTCCAATTGATCAGCCGGGCCATTCCGAAGCGCGACTATTACCTCCAGTCGCCCTTGGGCAATCGCCAGTTCGAACTGGGTCTGGGTGATATCGCCCTGGCGCTGTGCGCCACCTCATCGAAATCTCTACAAAAAGCAATCGATCAGGTGTCGGCCGACTATCCGGGCGAAGCCTTCCTGGCAGCCTGGCTCGAACATTCAGGCCTCCATTGGGCCGCTGACCTCATACCGACCCTCACCAATCTGGAGACACAGCCATGA
- a CDS encoding EAL domain-containing protein: protein MKLRNSIFLTHSEENIRILHQLKTLGIRVALDDFGTGYSSLAYLRCFPFDKLKIDRSFIADLTTSPENLAIVRAIIGLGKSFGATVTAEGVETEAQYTCLAAEGCEQAQGYWLGRPTGAEQLPGVKADRRSVKRVGHRGRLPDVG from the coding sequence TTGAAATTACGGAATTCGATTTTTCTGACGCACAGCGAGGAGAACATCCGCATTCTGCATCAGCTTAAAACCCTGGGTATTCGTGTGGCCTTGGATGACTTCGGAACAGGCTATTCGAGTCTGGCCTACCTCAGATGCTTCCCATTCGACAAACTTAAGATCGATCGTTCCTTCATAGCCGACCTGACCACGTCGCCGGAGAATCTTGCCATTGTCCGTGCCATTATCGGACTTGGCAAGAGTTTCGGCGCGACAGTGACTGCCGAAGGTGTTGAAACAGAAGCGCAATATACGTGTTTGGCGGCAGAAGGCTGCGAACAGGCGCAAGGATACTGGCTTGGTCGGCCGACCGGTGCGGAACAACTTCCGGGTGTTAAAGCCGATCGCCGTTCTGTCAAACGGGTGGGGCATAGGGGGCGCCTTCCCGATGTCGGTTGA
- the trbJ gene encoding P-type conjugative transfer protein TrbJ yields MTHALNRRSLLSVMSGLGATAALGRPATAQVLVYDPTNYAQNILQATRALQTVNNQIMSLQNEAQSLINQARNLTALPISVLADLQQTINNTRQLIGQAQHIAYDVSRIDHAFQSLYGSVSLTASDTAMVTDARTRWQNTVGALQDALRTQATVVGNIGATQDQMTALVNASQSATGALGVAQAGNQLLALQSHQLMDLIALLAAHGRAAALKDAESSAAVEQAREQRRRFLTAKSGYQPGNAQMFYGD; encoded by the coding sequence ATGACGCACGCTTTGAACCGCCGGTCCCTTTTGTCCGTGATGAGTGGGTTGGGTGCGACGGCTGCCTTGGGCCGCCCCGCAACGGCGCAAGTGCTTGTCTACGACCCCACCAACTATGCTCAGAACATCCTACAGGCGACGCGTGCCCTCCAGACCGTCAATAATCAGATCATGTCGCTTCAGAACGAAGCGCAAAGCCTGATCAACCAGGCCCGCAACCTGACAGCATTGCCCATATCGGTTCTGGCCGACCTGCAGCAAACCATCAATAACACCCGCCAACTGATTGGCCAGGCGCAGCACATCGCCTATGACGTTAGCCGTATCGATCACGCATTCCAGTCGCTGTACGGCAGCGTCTCGCTCACGGCGTCCGATACGGCCATGGTGACCGATGCCCGTACCCGTTGGCAGAATACCGTCGGTGCCCTGCAGGACGCGCTGCGCACCCAGGCCACCGTCGTCGGCAATATCGGCGCCACTCAGGACCAGATGACCGCCCTGGTCAATGCCAGCCAGTCCGCCACCGGAGCCTTGGGTGTTGCCCAAGCGGGCAACCAACTCCTGGCCCTTCAGTCCCACCAATTGATGGATTTGATAGCGCTCTTGGCCGCCCATGGCCGTGCGGCAGCCCTGAAAGACGCCGAATCCTCTGCGGCGGTCGAACAGGCGCGCGAGCAGCGCAGGCGCTTCCTGACCGCCAAGTCTGGCTACCAGCCCGGCAACGCTCAAATGTTCTACGGGGACTGA
- the trbG gene encoding P-type conjugative transfer protein TrbG, whose protein sequence is MKTLITLSSCLLVAAPPVCEAKPRPYVGHKTTAVSSPAPPASEVRVAMEAARVRPAAEAFANANQVYAYADNALFQVYTSVGKVTDIVLQPGERLVGAGPVAAGDTARWIIGDTESGTGDRKQVHILIKPTLSTLSTNLVVNTDRRTYHIELTALRDTYMACVSWRYPQDELLAVQRRAERIAVQAPLVAGIDPEALEFGYRIDGARVPWRPVRAFDDGHKVFIELPADIGKTDLPPLFLVGGDGKAELVNYRIAGKFLIVDRLFSVAELKLGDRTTQKTVQIKRVGIAKS, encoded by the coding sequence ATGAAAACCCTCATCACACTGTCATCCTGCCTTCTGGTCGCCGCACCGCCGGTTTGCGAGGCCAAGCCGCGCCCCTATGTGGGACATAAGACTACCGCTGTTTCAAGCCCCGCCCCGCCGGCGTCCGAGGTCCGGGTGGCGATGGAGGCCGCCCGCGTCCGGCCAGCCGCCGAGGCCTTTGCCAACGCCAATCAGGTTTACGCCTACGCCGACAATGCCCTGTTCCAGGTCTATACCAGCGTCGGCAAGGTTACGGACATCGTTCTGCAACCGGGTGAGCGCCTCGTTGGCGCAGGCCCGGTCGCGGCCGGCGACACCGCGCGCTGGATCATCGGCGATACCGAAAGCGGGACAGGCGACCGTAAGCAGGTGCATATCCTCATTAAACCCACGCTTTCGACCCTGTCGACCAATCTGGTCGTCAATACCGATCGGCGCACCTACCATATCGAGCTGACCGCCTTACGAGACACCTATATGGCATGCGTCTCCTGGCGATACCCACAAGACGAGCTACTGGCGGTGCAGCGCCGAGCCGAGCGCATCGCCGTACAAGCCCCCCTCGTCGCGGGTATTGATCCCGAAGCACTCGAGTTCGGCTACCGGATCGATGGCGCCCGCGTCCCCTGGCGTCCCGTTCGCGCCTTTGACGACGGCCACAAAGTCTTTATTGAATTGCCGGCCGACATTGGTAAGACCGACCTGCCCCCTTTGTTCCTGGTGGGTGGCGACGGCAAGGCGGAGCTGGTCAACTATAGAATAGCGGGAAAATTCCTCATCGTGGATCGACTTTTTTCGGTCGCGGAGCTCAAACTCGGTGACCGCACGACGCAGAAAACGGTGCAAATCAAGCGTGTGGGGATAGCGAAGTCATGA
- a CDS encoding DUF2274 domain-containing protein, giving the protein MTKLKLGPLADDKPIKISLDLPADVHRDLVAYGDALAKQTGQPVGDATRLIAPMLSRFMASDRGFRGTKGQV; this is encoded by the coding sequence ATGACAAAGTTGAAGTTAGGCCCACTGGCCGACGACAAACCGATAAAGATCTCCCTAGACCTCCCGGCCGATGTGCACAGGGACCTCGTCGCGTATGGAGACGCTTTGGCGAAGCAGACAGGGCAGCCCGTCGGAGACGCCACGCGCCTCATCGCCCCCATGCTGAGCCGTTTCATGGCTTCGGACCGCGGCTTCCGCGGCACGAAAGGGCAGGTTTAA
- a CDS encoding VirB3 family type IV secretion system protein, with amino-acid sequence MASDPRVTPEITFSFSAPVHRSLTEPILLGGAPRALAIVNGTLAAALGLGLRLWAAGIVIGLIGHLLAVWAAKRDPLFVEVARRHLRFPPYFEV; translated from the coding sequence ATGGCTTCCGATCCGCGAGTGACACCCGAAATAACGTTTTCCTTTTCGGCACCCGTGCATCGCTCCCTGACAGAACCGATCCTGTTGGGTGGGGCACCGCGCGCCCTGGCGATCGTCAACGGTACGCTTGCCGCCGCTCTTGGCTTGGGTCTGCGGCTATGGGCAGCGGGCATTGTGATCGGTCTGATCGGGCATTTGCTCGCCGTCTGGGCCGCCAAGCGTGACCCATTGTTCGTAGAGGTAGCAAGACGTCACCTCCGTTTCCCCCCCTATTTTGAGGTTTGA
- a CDS encoding TrbI/VirB10 family protein, protein MTDETAVPEIHTPDLRLRTEPKTVLRLSRKVLIGGSLVFAMTGGGILMFAMQPQPATPKPVEVQPGAQRPQVSEKLSGLPSDYTAYPVLGPPLPGDLGRPILSAQAAEFGGSVPLDAGLNPTATYQNNASASPAVSAVEQARQTAITSQVFFGGPSRGAMALADGASAVPVSMTEILDGLGVPGLTAASEPPMPTKDTDLNHASDLTTVSHERLQRPASPYLLQAGSVIPAALITGLHSDIPGQALAQVTQNIFDTRTGTYLLIPQGARLIGKYDSAVAFGQDRLLLVWERIILPNGASLVLDKAGTADPQGLNGLQDRTNLHWGGVMQASAASTVLSIGAASGSASRDSDLVRALRSGAADSVSRVGQALVERQLNVSPSITLRNGLPLRVVLARDLVLEPYKE, encoded by the coding sequence ATGACCGATGAGACAGCCGTTCCAGAGATTCACACGCCCGACCTACGCTTGCGCACCGAACCTAAGACGGTTCTTCGCCTGTCAAGAAAGGTGTTAATCGGTGGCAGTCTCGTATTCGCCATGACCGGTGGCGGCATTTTGATGTTCGCCATGCAGCCACAGCCGGCAACGCCCAAACCGGTAGAGGTGCAGCCTGGCGCCCAACGCCCGCAGGTGAGCGAAAAGCTATCTGGCTTACCATCGGACTATACCGCCTACCCGGTGCTTGGACCGCCCCTGCCAGGCGACTTAGGGCGCCCCATCCTCTCGGCACAGGCGGCTGAGTTTGGCGGCTCCGTACCGCTTGACGCAGGCTTAAACCCGACAGCAACCTATCAAAACAACGCGTCAGCATCTCCAGCCGTTTCGGCGGTGGAACAGGCGAGGCAAACGGCGATAACCAGCCAGGTGTTTTTCGGAGGGCCGTCGCGCGGCGCAATGGCGCTGGCCGATGGCGCGTCGGCCGTGCCCGTTTCGATGACTGAGATCTTGGACGGACTCGGCGTGCCGGGACTTACGGCCGCGTCCGAGCCACCTATGCCGACGAAGGACACCGACCTCAACCACGCTTCGGACCTTACGACCGTTAGCCATGAGCGCTTGCAGCGACCTGCATCCCCCTACCTGCTTCAAGCTGGCAGCGTCATTCCGGCCGCACTTATTACGGGCCTTCATTCTGACATCCCCGGCCAGGCCCTGGCACAGGTTACGCAAAACATCTTCGATACCCGAACCGGGACCTATTTGCTGATACCACAGGGCGCGCGCCTGATCGGGAAATACGACAGCGCAGTCGCCTTTGGACAAGACCGGTTGCTGCTTGTCTGGGAGCGTATAATCCTGCCCAATGGCGCTTCACTGGTATTGGACAAGGCGGGTACCGCGGATCCGCAGGGCCTGAACGGACTACAGGACCGCACCAACCTTCATTGGGGAGGCGTCATGCAGGCTTCAGCGGCCTCCACCGTGCTCAGCATCGGTGCAGCTAGCGGTAGCGCATCACGCGACAGTGACCTGGTGCGAGCCCTCCGCTCGGGCGCGGCCGATAGCGTCTCACGCGTCGGTCAGGCGCTGGTCGAGCGACAACTGAATGTGTCGCCCTCGATCACGCTGCGTAACGGTCTCCCTCTGAGGGTCGTCCTCGCTCGCGACCTCGTTCTCGAACCCTATAAGGAATAG
- a CDS encoding diguanylate cyclase domain-containing protein, whose translation MRNDKDNATARKPMAVTVTAGQDSGFDILFEQNPIAMWIFDASTLEFLAVNDATCDLYGFSRAQLLAMNILDLYVEEERAAAYQEIIGSEGVLNPDHRSLKVKADGTRIRVLRYARPVRFQNKACVVVWNIDVTEREQASIELKSTQIFLDAVVESIPSMVFVKDACDGRFVLLNKAGEALLGVGRHDLIGKTDFDLFDAEDAERFRQADQAVVASGKLVSIDNEPLTTPTGVRSLRTQKVGVPDIEGKPRYLLGISEDVTEKLRVEERSRHLSLHDVLTDLPNRLNFQNSLDREMDRKRARGGDCALLLLDLDQFKAVNDRLGHHAGDQLLRHVADRMRSQLGQDDVAARLGGDEFGILHIGQVSEQSAEALAVRLIEAISEPFTIDGHLVSVGCSAGIALKSKHGTTSDALMKRADLALYAAKNARKGDFVWFEFDMEERADHERTLREELSTALANSELFLEYQPIVSTATGKLEGFEALLRWRHPTRGLISPAEFIPIAESSGLIEPIGRWVLNRACTEAASWSSNARIAVNFSPLQFKGFGLVAEVIRALDLAGLAPNRLELEITEFDFSDAQRGEHPHSASA comes from the coding sequence GTGCGTAACGACAAGGACAATGCTACTGCCCGCAAACCCATGGCGGTTACAGTTACGGCTGGGCAGGATTCTGGGTTTGACATTTTGTTTGAGCAGAATCCCATCGCCATGTGGATTTTCGACGCCAGCACGCTTGAATTCCTAGCGGTCAATGACGCCACCTGCGATTTATATGGTTTTAGCCGCGCGCAGTTGCTGGCGATGAATATTCTCGACCTCTACGTTGAGGAAGAGCGCGCGGCTGCGTATCAGGAAATCATTGGGTCCGAAGGTGTGTTGAATCCGGATCACCGCAGCCTGAAAGTAAAAGCCGACGGCACTCGCATTCGTGTTCTACGCTATGCGCGCCCGGTCCGGTTTCAAAACAAGGCCTGCGTCGTCGTCTGGAATATTGACGTCACCGAGCGGGAACAGGCGTCCATTGAGCTCAAGAGTACGCAAATTTTCCTTGATGCGGTCGTAGAGAGTATTCCGTCGATGGTATTCGTGAAGGATGCCTGTGACGGACGCTTCGTTCTATTGAACAAGGCCGGTGAGGCGTTACTGGGTGTCGGCCGTCATGACCTGATCGGCAAAACGGACTTTGATCTGTTTGATGCGGAAGACGCTGAACGGTTCCGGCAAGCCGACCAGGCGGTCGTCGCTTCCGGTAAGCTTGTGAGCATAGACAATGAGCCGTTGACGACGCCGACCGGTGTGCGGTCGCTCAGGACCCAAAAAGTTGGCGTGCCAGACATCGAAGGTAAGCCGCGATACCTCCTGGGAATTTCTGAAGACGTGACCGAAAAGCTGCGCGTTGAAGAGCGCAGCCGCCATCTGTCTTTGCACGATGTTCTGACCGATCTGCCAAACCGTTTGAATTTCCAGAATAGTCTCGACCGTGAGATGGACCGCAAGCGAGCGAGAGGTGGAGACTGCGCACTCTTGCTGCTTGATCTCGACCAATTCAAGGCTGTCAATGACCGGTTGGGACATCATGCAGGTGACCAGCTCCTGCGCCATGTTGCTGACCGCATGCGCTCTCAACTCGGACAAGACGACGTCGCCGCGCGCTTAGGGGGTGACGAATTCGGTATCCTCCACATTGGACAGGTCAGTGAACAAAGCGCAGAGGCGTTAGCCGTGCGCTTGATCGAGGCCATCAGTGAACCTTTCACTATCGACGGGCACTTAGTATCGGTGGGTTGTAGTGCCGGGATTGCCCTGAAGTCGAAACACGGGACGACGTCCGATGCACTTATGAAGCGGGCAGACCTGGCTCTCTACGCGGCCAAAAATGCGCGTAAGGGCGACTTCGTATGGTTCGAATTTGACATGGAGGAACGGGCTGATCATGAACGGACCCTGCGGGAGGAACTGAGCACCGCGTTGGCAAACAGCGAGCTGTTTCTTGAATACCAGCCCATTGTGAGCACTGCCACAGGAAAGCTGGAGGGCTTTGAGGCGCTCTTGCGGTGGCGACATCCGACACGAGGGCTCATCTCACCTGCCGAGTTTATACCCATTGCAGAATCGTCGGGACTTATCGAACCCATTGGGAGATGGGTCTTGAACAGGGCGTGCACCGAGGCGGCGAGTTGGTCAAGTAACGCCCGCATTGCCGTGAATTTTTCTCCGCTGCAATTCAAAGGATTCGGCCTGGTCGCGGAGGTTATTCGTGCGCTTGATCTTGCCGGCCTGGCGCCCAACCGCCTCGAGCTTGAAATTACGGAATTCGATTTTTCTGACGCACAGCGAGGAGAACATCCGCATTCTGCATCAGCTTAA
- the trbL gene encoding P-type conjugative transfer protein TrbL, translating to MPTNTGVIDRFLEVFTRYIDSGFGLVHGDVAFIASTLIVIDVTLAALYWTFDGAGENEIIARLVKKTLFVGAFAYLIGNWNSLAAIVFNSFAGLGLEASGSGFSMSDLMRPGKLAQTGLDAGAPLLQATSDLMSNPAVFNNLLQIVCLLLAWIMVVLAFFILAIQMFVTLIEFKLTTLAGFVLIPFGLFGKSAFMAERVLGNVVSSGIKVLVLAVIVGIGSTLFASFVETSSSTAPTIEEAMSTVLAALTLLGLGIFGPGMANGLVSGGPQLGAGAAIGAGLAAGGTLLAGGAILGMAGRGATALAAGGGAVANGTAALVGGASSAYSVGAMGKSGASAVAGGVGNVAKAAAASAASPLKRAAEAARSSLRSSFQSGARQAFAATGGGSTQGPRVNGLSPANGVTPSNDPPDWAKRMKQSQTLHHGANTVTQAVRSGDSHGGGHAVSLKEGE from the coding sequence ATGCCCACCAACACCGGCGTCATCGACCGCTTCCTAGAAGTCTTCACCCGTTATATCGACAGCGGGTTTGGGCTGGTGCACGGCGACGTCGCTTTCATCGCCTCAACACTGATCGTCATCGATGTCACCCTGGCAGCGCTATATTGGACGTTTGACGGCGCCGGCGAAAACGAGATTATCGCCCGCCTAGTAAAGAAAACCCTGTTTGTCGGCGCGTTTGCCTATCTGATCGGCAACTGGAACAGTCTCGCAGCCATCGTCTTCAACAGTTTCGCCGGTTTGGGACTTGAAGCTTCGGGTAGCGGCTTCAGTATGTCCGACCTGATGCGTCCGGGCAAACTGGCACAAACCGGGCTGGATGCTGGCGCCCCACTGCTTCAGGCAACCTCCGACCTGATGAGCAATCCGGCCGTCTTCAACAACCTCCTCCAGATCGTCTGCCTCCTTCTCGCCTGGATCATGGTCGTGCTCGCCTTCTTCATCCTCGCCATCCAGATGTTCGTAACCCTTATCGAGTTCAAGTTAACGACTCTTGCGGGATTTGTCCTCATCCCCTTCGGTCTGTTCGGCAAGAGCGCCTTCATGGCGGAGCGAGTCTTGGGCAATGTCGTTTCGTCAGGCATCAAGGTCCTGGTCCTGGCTGTTATTGTCGGCATCGGTTCGACCCTCTTCGCCAGCTTCGTTGAGACCAGCTCAAGCACTGCGCCGACGATCGAAGAGGCGATGTCGACCGTATTGGCCGCGCTGACCCTGCTGGGTCTCGGTATTTTCGGACCCGGCATGGCCAACGGCCTGGTATCCGGCGGCCCGCAGCTGGGAGCTGGCGCCGCTATCGGCGCAGGCCTGGCAGCAGGCGGGACACTTCTGGCGGGCGGCGCGATCCTGGGCATGGCAGGACGCGGCGCCACGGCGCTCGCAGCCGGCGGCGGGGCCGTAGCCAACGGCACAGCGGCTTTGGTCGGCGGCGCTTCTTCCGCCTATTCGGTTGGTGCCATGGGCAAGTCAGGCGCCTCCGCTGTCGCCGGCGGCGTGGGTAATGTCGCCAAGGCGGCGGCCGCATCAGCGGCATCGCCCCTGAAACGAGCGGCAGAGGCGGCCCGTTCCAGCCTTAGGTCGAGCTTTCAGTCGGGCGCGCGGCAGGCATTTGCCGCGACCGGTGGCGGATCGACCCAAGGCCCCCGCGTCAACGGCCTGTCACCGGCAAACGGGGTTACGCCATCAAATGACCCGCCTGACTGGGCCAAACGCATGAAGCAATCCCAGACTCTCCATCATGGCGCCAATACGGTGACCCAGGCGGTGCGGTCCGGTGACTCCCACGGCGGCGGGCATGCCGTCAGTCTCAAGGAGGGTGAGTAA
- the trbF gene encoding conjugal transfer protein TrbF — protein sequence MFKRASNHYGHASEPDTPGQRAARVWDDRIGSARVQARNWRLMAFGSLVLSAGLATALTWQSTRGTIVPWVVQVDAVGQTQTVAPAKVDYKPTDPQIAYQLSTFISDVRSISADPVIVRQNWLHAYNFMSDKGAQALNGYAQTNDPFARVGTEQVAVDVTSVIRASSNSFRVTWTERTYANGQLVSTARWSAILTTIIDPPRDPERLRKNPLGVYITALDWAKEVSL from the coding sequence ATGTTCAAACGCGCCTCTAACCACTACGGCCATGCCAGCGAGCCGGATACACCAGGCCAACGCGCGGCCAGGGTCTGGGATGATCGCATCGGATCTGCCCGCGTCCAGGCGAGAAACTGGCGGCTGATGGCCTTCGGCAGCCTGGTCTTGAGCGCAGGCCTGGCGACCGCCCTGACCTGGCAATCGACCCGCGGCACGATTGTGCCCTGGGTCGTGCAGGTAGACGCGGTCGGTCAGACCCAGACGGTCGCCCCGGCCAAGGTCGATTACAAGCCAACCGATCCGCAAATCGCCTATCAGCTCAGCACCTTCATCAGCGATGTGCGGTCGATCTCGGCGGACCCCGTCATCGTCCGCCAGAACTGGCTGCACGCCTATAACTTTATGTCGGACAAGGGCGCGCAGGCTTTGAACGGCTACGCCCAGACCAACGACCCTTTCGCCCGCGTGGGTACAGAACAGGTGGCCGTCGATGTCACCAGCGTGATCCGGGCGTCTTCGAATTCCTTCCGCGTCACCTGGACCGAGCGCACCTATGCCAACGGTCAATTGGTGTCAACGGCCCGTTGGTCGGCCATTCTCACCACGATCATCGATCCGCCTCGGGATCCTGAGCGCCTGCGCAAGAACCCGTTGGGCGTTTATATAACCGCTCTGGACTGGGCCAAGGAGGTGTCGTTATGA